Genomic segment of Cronobacter dublinensis subsp. dublinensis LMG 23823:
AGGAGCCATCTTGTCCGGTTACGCCGGTAATGAGAGCAACTTTACTCATAATTTGTTTTTCCTCTGTTTAAATCGGACTTTGCCTGGCTCACCAGGCCGTTTATTAATTCAGGGACCAGTGTCCTGCTCCCCTTTCCCAAACCCTCTCGGCTTGAGAGGGGAAATCTGTTGCGGCGTAAAGGGTTATTCCCCCTCTACCCGGTCGCGTACGATCTGCGCCGGATTGCCGCGGCAAATCTTGTTGGCCGGTAGCGTCTTAAACACGCTGCTGCGCGCGCCGACCACCGTGCCTGCGCCGATGGTCACGCCCGGTGCGACAAACACATCCGTCGCAAGCCAGGCCTTCTCGCCAATCACAATCGGCGCGGCGGTAATATCAAAATGCTTGCTCATGTAGTCGTGGCTGCCGGTGCACAGGTAGCATTTCTGCGACACCACGGCGTTGGCACCGATGGTGATATCCCCGAGCGTGTACAGCACCGCGTCATCCCCAACCCAGGCGTAATCGCCGATGGTTAATTTCCACGGGTAGGTAATTTGCACCGAAGGGCGAATCACCACGCCTTTGCCAATTCGCGCGCCGAATAACCGTAATAAGAACGCGCGCCAGCGATATAATATTTGCGGCGACCAGGCAAACAGCGTTGCCTGAACCGCCCACCACAACTGAACCTTAATAGGGTGCCCGCCCCGGAAACCTTTCGGCACCGAGAATCCGCTTAAATCCTGCATATGCTTTCCTTATGGCAAGGCTTTATGCTTTGTTATACAGCGCCTTAGCTTTTCCGGTCGTACGCAAGCGTAATAAATAAGAAAGTTCTGTTAATAACCCGGGAATACGTAATATATCGCGCTGGACTTTTTTAGCGTCCCGGCATAATTCCAGATTATTCGAGGTTGACACGCCGCCCATTGAGAATTCTGACACCAGCCCTTTCAGCTTTTTAAAGCCGTAGCCGGATTTATACATTTTGGCGGTTAACGCGTAATCGGATGAGACTTTATATTGCAGATCGTAGGGGTACTTTTTAAGCCCGGAAACCGGGAAGAAAATGGCCTGATGGCTGGCCGGCAGGCTGTGATAAATATACCAGCCGCTTTTCGCGCTGCGGCGCACTTTATTGCCGTCGCCGAAATCAAGCAGCGCGTCGCCAATATACATCGCTTCTTCACCGGCAGGCGCAGCGGCCAGCTGGCGCGCTACATCGGCTACGTTCGGATGAAATACGTCGCCGGAATTCAGAAAAATCGCAAAGCGACCGTTGGCCATAGCGATGCCTTTATTCATCGCATCATATATGCCGTTGTCTTTTTCGCTGACGTAACGCAGGTTGTACTGACCGTCGAGATCGTGCAGGAACTGCGCGGTGCCGTCGTTGGAGGCACCGTCCACCACAATCCATTCAAACTCAATCTCGGGCGCCTGCGCCAGGTGGGCCAGGGACTGCCAGGTCTTCACCACCCCTTCGTAATTGCGCCAGGCGACAGTAATTACACTTAAAAGCATCCGGGCCTACCTCATCAGGAATCTGTAATGTTTAACGCTTTACGCAGAATAAACGGACAAACAATTAAGAACGCATATTCCGGGCTAAAAATCGAACCGGTAAAAAACAGGGATACAGGTGTAAATAACCACAGCTGTACACGAAAATTCTGATTATTACCAAAAGCGTTAATCATCATTTTCCCGACCCTGAACAAATACCAGCCGGTCAGTAACACTGCAAACCATGAGAAATAAATGATTAGCAGGTAGAGCCCATTGTCTATTGTTTTCCCGACGTCCGCACCGTTAAAAATTCCGAATGATGCGACATATTCGTAAAGCGAACCAAAACGCACTACACCATCGATATTCGTCAGCGAATATCCCACCATGACCAACGGGCCGATGA
This window contains:
- the wcaF gene encoding colanic acid biosynthesis acetyltransferase WcaF: MQDLSGFSVPKGFRGGHPIKVQLWWAVQATLFAWSPQILYRWRAFLLRLFGARIGKGVVIRPSVQITYPWKLTIGDYAWVGDDAVLYTLGDITIGANAVVSQKCYLCTGSHDYMSKHFDITAAPIVIGEKAWLATDVFVAPGVTIGAGTVVGARSSVFKTLPANKICRGNPAQIVRDRVEGE
- the wcaE gene encoding colanic acid biosynthesis glycosyltransferase WcaE; the protein is MLLSVITVAWRNYEGVVKTWQSLAHLAQAPEIEFEWIVVDGASNDGTAQFLHDLDGQYNLRYVSEKDNGIYDAMNKGIAMANGRFAIFLNSGDVFHPNVADVARQLAAAPAGEEAMYIGDALLDFGDGNKVRRSAKSGWYIYHSLPASHQAIFFPVSGLKKYPYDLQYKVSSDYALTAKMYKSGYGFKKLKGLVSEFSMGGVSTSNNLELCRDAKKVQRDILRIPGLLTELSYLLRLRTTGKAKALYNKA